The genomic DNA GCCTAAAACAACTGGTTTTTTATGGTGCAATGCAAGCTCCAAAATAAGATCAGCGATACCATTTATAAACCCAGTCGCCGCTACTTTTGGCTCGTCAGCTAAGGCGTTTAAAAAAGCATTTTTGTAGTTTATAATGCCATTTTCTATATCAAATTTATAAGCTATATCCAAGCTCTCATCGTACAAGCTCTCAAGCTCCATGGCTGCTTGCGCGTCATAGCTGATCGTTTCAATGCCAAGCACCAAAGAGGCAAAAGCATCAAAAATCCTACCAAGCGAGTTGGTTTGTACGCCTATATTTTTTGAGATAATTTTACTTAAATTTGCTAGTTTTATTTTGTCAAATTTAGCCTCCCATTTCGGTGCTGAAATTTGATATTTTTTTAGGATTGCATAGGTGAGATGATATATGTTTTTTATGGCGTTGTCGCCACCAACTAGCAAAAATGGATCAAATTTAGCCACTCTTTCATAGCCATTTTCATCAGCCAAAAACACTTCCCCACCCCAGATACTAGCATCATCGCCATATCCAGTCCCATCAAATCCAAAGCCAAGAACTTCGCCTTGCAAATCATTTTCAAACATAACTGAAAGCACGTGAGCGTAGTGGTGTTGGACTTTTCGTACCTTAAAACCAAGTTTTTCAAAGTGTTTTGTATGCAAAAAATATGGGTGCAAATCAGCCACAACAAAATCAAACTCCAGCTCATAAACGCTCTTAAACATATCAACAAGGCTTAAAAACCTCTCAAATGTCGCTGTATTTTTCAAATCTCCGATGTATGGCGAACTAAAAATCAAACCATCTTTATAGATAGCAAACTCATTTTTCAGCTCGCTTCCGATAGCTAAAAAACAGCTTTTTTGGCTAAATTTAGACTTAATTATTTTGGGTTTAATACCCCTTGAAGTGCGTAGCCACTGAGTTTTGCCATCGCAAACAAAAGCTATACTATCATCGCTTGGATTTAAAATATCTCTGTCATTATCAAGCACCAAATCAGCGATATTTTTAAGCTTCAAGCAGACTTCATCATAGTTTTTGATTATCGGCTCACCACTTATGTTTGCACTAGTTGCGATGAGCGGGAAGTGAGTGTATTCAAAAAGCAGCAAATGAAGAGATGTGGGAGCCAAAAATATGCCTACTTTGTCTAAATTTGGAGCTAAAATTTCAGGCAAATTTCTATTTTTTTTAACTAAAACTATAGGTTTGATATTTGAGTTTAAAAGCTTTAGCTCACTTTGGCTAAATTCAGCAAAATTACTAGCCATAATCTCATCTTTACACATCAGTGCAAATGGCTTGTGTGGGCGATTTTTGCGACTTCTTAGTGAGTTTATCGCAGTTTCATTTAAAGCGTTGCAAACAAGATGAAATCCGCCAATGCCTTTTATGGCAATAATTTTGCCATTTTTTAGCTCGCGTACGCACTCATTTATGGCTTCAAAATCACTAAATTTAATCTCATTATCAAGGCTTTTTAGGCTCACTTTCGCCCCACACTCATTGCAAGCAACTGGTTGAGCGTGATAGCGGCGATTTAGCGGATTTTCATACTCGTTTTGACACTCATCGCACATTTTAAATTTAGCCATTGTAGTATTTTGGCGGTCATAAGGAAGCGATCTGATAATAGAAAATCTAGGGCCACAGTTCGTGCAGTTTATGAAAGGATGATGGTAGCGGCGATTTCTTGGGTCATAAAACTCGCTTTTACACTCATCGCAAATCGCAAAATCAGGCAAAATAGGAGCTATTTTTTGTGCGTCTTTTGAGGTTATGATTTTAAACTCGCTAAATTTTCTTTGGCTAGGAGCGATGCTAAGCTCATCGATTCTTGCAAGAGGTGGAAGCTCATCTCTGATAGCTTGAATAAATTTATCGCAACTAAGATCATCAGCATAAATCTCTATTTTAACGCCGCTTGAGTCGTTAAAAACCTCTCCGAAAATGCTAAATTTAGAAGCAAGCAAATATATAAAAGGCCTAAATCCAACACCTTGAACCAAGCCTTTTACTTCGATTTTAAGAGATTTCAAGCCCGTATTGCTCGCTAAATCTTGTTTTGTAGTTTGAGTTTGAATACTTCAAAACCAAATTTGCTATAGTTTTATTTTCAAAAAGCATTCCAGATAGTAGCATATCGTGGCACTCGAACTCATCTTTGATGATGTCGCCAAAATCGCTTATGAAAAATGCCAAACTCTCAAAGCAACCAAAAGATATGTTTTTCGGCTCAGCTCCAGCAAGTTTGAAACTCATCAAAGATCTAAAGAATTTAATCTCGTCAAATTCATTTTTGCTACTCATTTTATAATCAATCCTAACGCCCTTTTGACCGCCAAAATCTCTTGCAAAATCAAAAATCTTCTCGCCAAATCCAAGTATATTTCCAGCTATCAAAAATAAAGAATGAAAGTTATTTGGTAAATTTATCTCTCCGCTTGGGAGTTCATAAGCTGCTTTATAGTTTTGCAAAAGTCTATCACCACCTTCATAGCTTTGGATTTTTTCATAGATCTCTTCATAGCTTTTTGGGGTGTTTATTTTAAGCAGTTCGTATTCGTTTTCATCTTTATAAACCTTGATAAAATCGCTAGATTTATGACTTAAAAATATCCTTGTTACAGTTTTGCTAAGCAGATCAAATTCTTTTAAATTTAGCCCAAAAAGAGCTAAATTTTTATCATTTTTTGAGTTTATAAAATCGAAATCTTCTTTGCTTATAAATTTATTATTTACAATACTTAAAAAGCTATTTTCTAAAACTGAAATTTTAAAATCTACCTTTGCTCTTACTTGCAAAAAGCTTATTCCATCTTCAAACAAAGCCTTGCAAATCTCGTAAATATCGATATCCCAAGCAGATCTGACATCAAAATACATCGGCGCGTTTTCGTGATTGCCCCTAAAAATAGCATTTGTTTTTAAAGTAAGAACTGGCTTTTCAAAACTAGCTAGTGCAATAAGAGTTTTTTCATCACAGACAAAAAGCTTTGGAAGCGTTTTCAGGTTTGTAGGCAGCAGATAATCACACTCAAACCCGTCAAATTTAGATATCTCAAATCCGTCAAAAACAACGCTTTTTCCAGCTTTTAGATCCGAAATAGCCGATTTCATAAACTCTTCATTTTTGCCAAAACCAAATTCATTTTGACCTGATTTTAGACTAAGTGGAGTTATATTATTAAATTTAAAATCAAAACTAGCATCGATATGACTAGGCATTTCATCTGCAATTTTTACGTTTGAGTTTTGTAAAAATATAGAGTGCG from Campylobacter iguaniorum includes the following:
- the hypF gene encoding carbamoyltransferase HypF, with protein sequence MKSLKIEVKGLVQGVGFRPFIYLLASKFSIFGEVFNDSSGVKIEIYADDLSCDKFIQAIRDELPPLARIDELSIAPSQRKFSEFKIITSKDAQKIAPILPDFAICDECKSEFYDPRNRRYHHPFINCTNCGPRFSIIRSLPYDRQNTTMAKFKMCDECQNEYENPLNRRYHAQPVACNECGAKVSLKSLDNEIKFSDFEAINECVRELKNGKIIAIKGIGGFHLVCNALNETAINSLRSRKNRPHKPFALMCKDEIMASNFAEFSQSELKLLNSNIKPIVLVKKNRNLPEILAPNLDKVGIFLAPTSLHLLLFEYTHFPLIATSANISGEPIIKNYDEVCLKLKNIADLVLDNDRDILNPSDDSIAFVCDGKTQWLRTSRGIKPKIIKSKFSQKSCFLAIGSELKNEFAIYKDGLIFSSPYIGDLKNTATFERFLSLVDMFKSVYELEFDFVVADLHPYFLHTKHFEKLGFKVRKVQHHYAHVLSVMFENDLQGEVLGFGFDGTGYGDDASIWGGEVFLADENGYERVAKFDPFLLVGGDNAIKNIYHLTYAILKKYQISAPKWEAKFDKIKLANLSKIISKNIGVQTNSLGRIFDAFASLVLGIETISYDAQAAMELESLYDESLDIAYKFDIENGIINYKNAFLNALADEPKVAATGFINGIADLILELALHHKKPVVLGGGVFQNRALLSKTISNLEKNSIKYYLPKDEPANDSAIAMGQIYYGLKFLSYNQKQKIRNHNE